The following proteins come from a genomic window of Microscilla marina ATCC 23134:
- a CDS encoding DUF4836 family protein: protein MRILNGSNSLRYLQNSTNTYQSKNLHSLLAAVMMTLVLSSCGKPPKNNKFIPKDASAVVCMNLKKMTAKMVSFTDLLDKDSKRIQNSGLDFNSKAYIFAKWNPKKGKEKENYVGFTFMLQDESKFDSFLRKYRKEKPLKIKSSEGVKYTIIDGKVIVGWANRAVITLAANAPKAEKVWVDQLLKLRDQPESESLLANNKYFEEIEKQDYDAAAWLNWGNTVEQLKRNPTLKFYYNYLTFAGVNFKENYIIGITKFEKGRAVADIKWHMTEALSQYKGLFKNEIDNKLLSHVPAKKPMVLLGLGLHIQGFKSILDNFGLTKRVSAFLRKETGLDADQLFDMLSGDLMAALIDIKKQDITEQTVDKDGNLESRTIAKTNYKFLLGADINNVESMDKLLGKLVADKYLDKKGDIYTFKIADNTHYLFVKDKMLFGSLTKTIKDAVMENKGARLDKNFVDLGRSSAFSMYADLTPKILKKLPEENLDLVPFGLGPSLKKLDTPIESFSIKTSPAKKNISHTKVIIEFTNKDQNSLRSLVEMIRKMNFSEVPGFLSAR, encoded by the coding sequence ATGAGAATCCTGAATGGCTCAAATAGTCTTCGTTATTTGCAAAACTCAACAAACACTTATCAATCAAAAAACCTACATTCACTCCTTGCAGCTGTCATGATGACTTTGGTGCTAAGCAGTTGTGGTAAACCCCCTAAAAACAACAAATTTATTCCCAAAGATGCCTCCGCAGTGGTTTGTATGAACCTTAAGAAGATGACAGCCAAAATGGTAAGCTTTACCGATTTGCTGGATAAAGATTCCAAGCGTATTCAAAACTCAGGATTAGATTTTAATAGTAAAGCGTATATTTTTGCAAAATGGAACCCTAAAAAAGGCAAAGAGAAAGAAAATTACGTGGGATTTACTTTCATGTTGCAAGATGAAAGCAAATTCGATTCTTTTTTGAGAAAATACCGCAAAGAAAAACCCCTCAAAATAAAGTCGTCAGAAGGTGTGAAATACACGATCATTGATGGAAAAGTAATTGTAGGGTGGGCAAACCGTGCTGTGATAACTTTGGCTGCCAATGCCCCAAAAGCCGAAAAAGTATGGGTAGATCAATTGCTCAAACTACGTGATCAGCCTGAAAGCGAATCGTTACTGGCAAACAACAAGTACTTTGAAGAAATAGAAAAGCAAGACTATGATGCAGCTGCCTGGCTCAACTGGGGCAATACCGTAGAGCAGCTTAAGAGAAACCCCACCCTCAAATTTTATTACAACTACCTTACTTTTGCCGGAGTCAACTTCAAAGAAAACTACATTATAGGCATTACCAAGTTTGAAAAAGGAAGAGCAGTGGCTGATATAAAGTGGCATATGACCGAAGCGCTCAGCCAATACAAAGGTTTATTCAAAAATGAAATAGATAATAAATTATTGTCGCATGTGCCCGCCAAAAAACCAATGGTTTTGCTTGGTTTAGGGTTACACATACAAGGGTTTAAAAGTATATTAGACAACTTTGGTTTAACCAAAAGAGTAAGCGCATTTTTGAGAAAAGAAACGGGGTTAGACGCCGATCAGTTGTTTGACATGCTAAGCGGTGACTTAATGGCTGCATTGATAGATATAAAAAAACAAGATATAACCGAGCAAACTGTAGACAAAGACGGTAACCTGGAATCGCGCACGATTGCCAAAACCAATTATAAGTTTTTGTTAGGAGCAGACATCAACAATGTAGAGTCGATGGACAAACTGTTGGGTAAGCTGGTGGCTGATAAGTATTTAGATAAAAAAGGTGATATATATACCTTTAAAATTGCTGACAATACCCATTACTTGTTTGTAAAAGATAAAATGTTGTTTGGCTCATTGACCAAAACCATCAAAGATGCAGTCATGGAAAACAAGGGGGCAAGGTTAGATAAAAACTTTGTAGACCTGGGGAGGAGCAGTGCCTTCTCGATGTATGCCGACTTGACCCCAAAAATTCTGAAAAAACTGCCTGAAGAAAACCTGGATTTGGTACCTTTTGGTTTAGGCCCTTCATTGAAAAAACTAGATACTCCAATAGAGTCTTTTTCTATTAAAACATCTCCTGCCAAAAAGAATATCTCACACACCAAGGTAATCATAGAGTTTACTAACAAAGACCAAAACTCTCTACGTTCATTAGTAGAAATGATTCGTAAAATGAACTTCTCTGAAGTACCAGGGTTTTTATCAGCACGATAG
- a CDS encoding formate/nitrite transporter family protein — protein MKKGYNHPKQVDEILDQQINTAIHEYRRSNFRLLVSAFSAGLEVGFSVFLIGALYSLFHGELSSATLHIILAFAYPIGFIFVVIGRSELFTEHTTMAILPVLNGSSNLKSLLVLWGIILTGNLTGGFLFSLLLVDFTTAMDIIKPEAFAYLAEHLIHYSWNIILVSAIFAGWLMGLLSWLLASVSDSSSQIIVVILVTATIGIGGLHHSIVGSIEVFSGMLVSPKITFADYLSFEICSIVGNAIGGVFFVGIVKYGQKSDKIEE, from the coding sequence TTGAAAAAAGGTTATAATCACCCCAAACAAGTAGACGAAATACTCGATCAACAAATCAATACTGCTATTCATGAGTATCGCAGATCGAACTTCAGGTTGCTCGTTTCTGCTTTTTCTGCGGGTTTAGAAGTGGGCTTTAGTGTGTTTCTAATAGGCGCTTTATACTCATTGTTTCACGGTGAACTGAGTAGCGCCACCCTGCACATAATCCTGGCTTTTGCCTACCCCATAGGATTCATTTTTGTAGTCATAGGCAGATCAGAGTTATTTACTGAACATACTACTATGGCTATTTTACCTGTGCTTAATGGCAGCTCTAACCTCAAAAGTTTATTGGTACTTTGGGGCATTATTCTTACGGGCAACCTTACAGGTGGTTTTTTGTTTTCATTGTTATTGGTAGATTTTACCACGGCAATGGACATCATCAAGCCTGAAGCCTTTGCTTACCTTGCCGAGCACCTCATCCACTACTCATGGAACATTATCTTGGTGAGTGCCATCTTTGCTGGATGGTTGATGGGGCTATTGTCGTGGCTATTGGCTTCGGTGAGTGACTCCAGCAGTCAAATCATTGTTGTAATTTTGGTCACCGCCACCATTGGTATTGGAGGTTTGCACCACTCTATAGTGGGCTCTATAGAGGTTTTTTCGGGCATGTTGGTCAGTCCAAAAATCACTTTCGCTGATTATCTCTCTTTTGAGATATGCTCGATTGTGGGCAATGCCATTGGTGGGGTTTTCTTTGTGGGTATTGTAAAATACGGGCAAAAAAGTGACAAAATTGAAGAGTAG
- a CDS encoding GNAT family N-acetyltransferase has product MIELKQAKTTADYQVIEQLAKEIMPEVYQGIVPPAHVDFFLDTFQTAHTIARQINEAHYQYYLLWLNGQVTGYLGIQLLDDRIHLSKVYVLKKFRGKKLGKAALEFVDKVAQEKGANLVDLFVNIGNKDTINFYKKAGYTISDTVTHQYDNGHSETDHKMEKVYK; this is encoded by the coding sequence ATGATTGAGTTAAAGCAAGCAAAAACTACTGCGGACTATCAAGTCATAGAGCAGTTGGCCAAGGAGATTATGCCCGAAGTATATCAGGGCATTGTGCCACCAGCCCATGTAGATTTTTTTCTGGATACTTTTCAAACAGCTCACACCATTGCCAGGCAAATTAATGAAGCACATTACCAGTACTATTTGTTATGGCTCAATGGTCAAGTCACCGGATACTTGGGTATACAATTGTTGGATGATCGTATTCACCTAAGTAAAGTATATGTTTTGAAGAAGTTTAGAGGTAAAAAACTAGGCAAGGCAGCTTTAGAGTTTGTGGATAAAGTTGCTCAGGAAAAAGGGGCAAACCTAGTAGACTTGTTTGTAAATATAGGCAATAAAGATACAATTAATTTTTATAAAAAAGCGGGGTATACCATTAGCGATACTGTTACTCATCAATATGATAACGGCCACTCAGAGACGGATCATAAAATGGAGAAGGTGTACAAGTAA
- a CDS encoding proline dehydrogenase family protein, which produces MEITRSKEQDQVLSFEDTSVAFAHKSNKELRKMYWLFAMMNRRLMVKTGTGFVKWAFKFRLPVVKWAVKNTVFAHFCGGQSIEDSQKTIDTLARFNIGTILDYSVEGEKTEESFEQTARETILTIEKAAQQPEKIPFCVFKVTGLASFDLLAKVQANDQLSETEQQAWQRAQQRIDNVCQQAYEKKVRIFIDGEETWIQDTIDQLAYTMMQKYNRDMPIIYNTYQMYRVASLANLKQAYKDAEQNNYWLGAKLVRGAYMEKERARAEEKGYSDPIQPNKAASDKDFDAGITFCVEKRHQIALCAGTHNEQSSLLLTQLMDQYGVAKDDPNTYFSQLFGMSDHISFNLAKAGYNVAKYVPYGPIASVMPYLIRRADENTSVAGQSSREFMLIQAERKRRKAK; this is translated from the coding sequence ATGGAAATCACACGATCGAAGGAACAAGACCAAGTATTATCATTTGAAGATACTTCTGTTGCGTTTGCTCATAAGTCAAACAAAGAACTACGTAAGATGTACTGGCTATTTGCTATGATGAACCGTCGCTTGATGGTTAAAACCGGTACTGGATTTGTAAAATGGGCATTCAAGTTCCGTTTGCCTGTAGTAAAATGGGCGGTCAAAAATACCGTATTTGCCCACTTTTGTGGAGGGCAAAGCATCGAAGACTCTCAAAAAACCATTGACACCCTTGCCAGATTTAATATAGGCACAATACTGGACTATTCGGTAGAAGGAGAAAAAACCGAGGAAAGTTTTGAGCAAACTGCCCGTGAAACCATCCTTACTATAGAAAAAGCTGCTCAGCAACCCGAAAAAATTCCCTTTTGTGTATTTAAGGTCACTGGATTAGCTTCTTTTGACTTATTGGCAAAAGTACAAGCAAATGATCAGCTTTCTGAAACTGAACAACAAGCCTGGCAACGTGCCCAGCAAAGAATAGATAATGTTTGCCAACAGGCTTACGAAAAAAAGGTGCGTATTTTTATAGATGGTGAAGAAACCTGGATTCAAGACACTATAGACCAGCTCGCTTATACTATGATGCAAAAGTATAATCGTGATATGCCCATTATATACAATACTTACCAAATGTATCGGGTGGCATCGTTGGCTAACTTAAAGCAAGCCTACAAAGACGCAGAGCAAAACAACTATTGGCTGGGAGCCAAGCTTGTGCGGGGGGCTTATATGGAAAAAGAGCGTGCCCGTGCCGAAGAAAAAGGTTACTCTGACCCTATTCAACCCAATAAAGCTGCTTCAGACAAGGATTTTGATGCTGGTATTACTTTTTGTGTAGAAAAACGTCACCAGATTGCCTTGTGTGCAGGTACACACAATGAGCAAAGTAGTTTGCTGCTTACTCAACTAATGGATCAATATGGTGTGGCGAAAGACGATCCTAATACTTACTTCTCTCAATTGTTTGGTATGAGCGATCATATCTCTTTTAACCTTGCCAAGGCTGGTTACAATGTGGCTAAATATGTGCCTTATGGCCCCATAGCATCTGTAATGCCTTACTTGATTCGTCGTGCAGACGAAAATACTTCAGTAGCCGGGCAAAGTAGCCGGGAGTTTATGCTAATTCAAGCAGAACGAAAAAGGCGTAAAGCAAAATAA
- a CDS encoding GNAT family N-acetyltransferase, with protein sequence MIKLEQAKTREDFETIEQIAHIVMPEAYKQIVKPNHLRSFLYSYQTVEAITRQINEENYTYYLLSFQGKVGGYLGIQFHAEHIHLSKIYVLKEFRGKKLAKTALGFIDQIAREKGVNFIDLFVHIKNTGSIEVYKKLGYAIVETLDNDYGDGYIEKEYKMVKTLA encoded by the coding sequence ATGATTAAGTTAGAACAAGCAAAAACCAGGGAAGACTTTGAGACAATAGAGCAAATAGCACACATAGTAATGCCTGAAGCATACAAGCAAATAGTGAAGCCTAACCACCTCAGGTCGTTCTTGTATAGTTACCAAACAGTTGAAGCCATTACAAGGCAAATAAATGAAGAAAATTATACCTATTATTTATTGTCTTTTCAGGGAAAAGTAGGTGGTTACCTGGGCATTCAGTTTCACGCTGAACATATTCACTTAAGTAAGATATATGTGCTTAAAGAATTTAGAGGTAAAAAATTGGCCAAAACAGCGTTGGGGTTTATAGACCAAATCGCCAGAGAAAAAGGGGTGAATTTTATAGATTTGTTTGTACATATAAAAAACACAGGTAGCATTGAGGTATACAAAAAATTAGGCTATGCTATTGTAGAAACGCTCGATAACGACTATGGTGATGGATATATAGAAAAAGAGTACAAAATGGTGAAAACACTTGCATAA